In Lysobacter luteus, a single window of DNA contains:
- the pilW gene encoding type IV pilus biogenesis/stability protein PilW: protein MLLAASGCNRLTFVKPDLGRGDFHRTAPELDIRTDNRQDGARKALQQAQAAFAAGRIDEAGAFADEALKQDPGSAAAHTVRAVVADRRGEVASAGDHYRRAVELAPHQGAMFNNYGTWLCANGRPVESLEWFQRALADPNYPRRTTAMANAGACAIDAGQTEAGVELLESALQSDPENPVALGAMARHEFSAGRAFQARAFSQRRLAAAPADPAALLLASQIEQKLGDKEAADRYVQRLRAEFPATSGSGTGDDGKR, encoded by the coding sequence ATGCTGCTGGCTGCCTCAGGCTGCAACCGCCTCACCTTCGTAAAGCCCGACCTCGGGCGGGGCGACTTCCATCGCACGGCACCGGAACTGGACATCCGCACCGATAATCGCCAGGACGGTGCCCGCAAGGCGTTGCAACAGGCCCAGGCCGCGTTTGCTGCCGGTCGGATCGACGAGGCGGGCGCGTTTGCCGACGAGGCGCTGAAGCAGGACCCGGGCTCGGCGGCGGCACACACCGTACGGGCGGTCGTCGCCGACCGGCGGGGCGAGGTCGCCAGCGCGGGGGATCATTACCGCCGCGCCGTGGAGCTGGCGCCACACCAGGGCGCCATGTTCAACAATTACGGCACCTGGCTGTGCGCGAATGGCCGCCCGGTCGAATCGCTCGAGTGGTTCCAGCGGGCGTTGGCCGACCCCAATTATCCGCGCCGGACCACTGCGATGGCCAACGCCGGCGCCTGCGCGATCGATGCCGGGCAGACCGAAGCGGGGGTCGAGCTGTTGGAGTCCGCGTTGCAGTCCGATCCTGAGAACCCGGTGGCATTGGGTGCGATGGCACGCCACGAGTTCAGCGCCGGCCGGGCCTTCCAGGCGCGCGCGTTCTCGCAGCGTCGGTTGGCGGCGGCACCGGCGGATCCGGCCGCGTTGTTGCTTGCGTCACAAATCGAACAGAAACTCGGCGACAAGGAGGCCGCCGACCGATACGTTCAACGGCTGCGGGCGGAGTTCCCGGCGACGTCGGGCTCCGGAACAGGGGATGACGGGAAACGATGA
- a CDS encoding helix-turn-helix domain-containing protein: MQSNQTTPESGDSCGARLRQAREQAGMSREQVSARLKMPVRVIDALESDDWAVIGAPVFVRGQLRSYARLMRIDLEADLVQAQVGPVAPPELVSHSHIPRYRHLLEQGTRRAVYIAITAVIAVPVWLATHPHLSNDPQVESLDVPASLSEASPPEPAAPPQRTPLIASMGTMRGAPAQRQSAPALSLAFEGESWVQVFAPDGSSLEKGLLDAGDRRTYDKGDVGRIVLGNTSAVKVLSAGEPVDLAPFSRANVARFTLSSDGSLAPVVD, from the coding sequence ATGCAGTCGAACCAGACGACGCCAGAAAGCGGCGACAGCTGTGGTGCCCGCCTTCGGCAGGCACGGGAGCAGGCGGGCATGTCCCGCGAGCAGGTTTCCGCCCGGCTGAAAATGCCCGTGCGGGTCATCGATGCACTTGAATCCGACGATTGGGCCGTCATCGGCGCCCCGGTGTTCGTCCGCGGCCAGCTGCGCAGCTATGCACGCCTGATGCGCATCGACCTGGAGGCCGACCTCGTCCAGGCCCAGGTTGGCCCGGTCGCACCGCCCGAGCTGGTCAGCCACAGCCACATCCCCCGGTACCGCCACCTGCTGGAGCAGGGCACCCGGCGTGCGGTGTACATCGCGATCACCGCGGTCATTGCCGTGCCGGTGTGGCTGGCGACCCATCCGCACCTTTCCAACGACCCGCAGGTCGAGTCGCTGGACGTGCCGGCGTCACTGTCCGAGGCCTCCCCGCCCGAGCCGGCTGCACCCCCCCAGCGCACGCCGTTGATCGCCTCGATGGGCACCATGCGCGGCGCGCCGGCCCAGCGCCAGTCGGCGCCGGCACTGTCGCTCGCGTTCGAGGGGGAAAGCTGGGTGCAGGTGTTTGCGCCCGACGGCAGCTCGCTGGAGAAGGGTCTGCTGGATGCCGGCGATCGCCGCACCTACGACAAGGGCGATGTCGGTCGCATCGTCCTCGGCAACACCTCTGCGGTGAAGGTGCTCAGCGCAGGCGAGCCTGTCGACCTGGCGCCATTCAGCCGCGCGAACGTGGCCCGCTTTACGCTATCCTCTGACGGTTCCCTCGCGCCGGTCGTCGACTGA
- a CDS encoding YfgM family protein has protein sequence MAIDDLLDEHEQSERVLEWLRTNGAGLIGGIVLGLAAIGGWKWWQQHDLQQDLAAADSYHAAVSAIEANDEQAAAKVAALEDGVFANLSALELAAAQVDAGEIDKAIVTLRAIKPGNPAVADVVNQRLARLLIATDQADAALASLADASTPSALEVRGDAQQALGRTEQAREDYAQALAALDVAAPQRQLLELKLMEVGGTPTTPEAKS, from the coding sequence ATGGCAATAGACGACCTGCTCGACGAACACGAACAAAGCGAACGCGTCCTTGAGTGGCTGCGTACCAACGGCGCCGGCCTGATTGGCGGCATCGTCCTGGGCCTGGCGGCCATTGGCGGCTGGAAGTGGTGGCAGCAGCACGACCTGCAGCAGGACCTCGCCGCGGCCGACAGCTATCACGCTGCGGTCAGCGCAATCGAAGCCAATGATGAGCAGGCCGCCGCCAAGGTCGCGGCGCTGGAAGATGGCGTGTTCGCCAACCTCTCCGCGCTGGAGCTGGCGGCCGCCCAGGTCGACGCCGGTGAGATCGACAAGGCCATCGTGACGCTACGCGCGATCAAACCGGGCAACCCGGCCGTGGCCGACGTCGTCAACCAGCGGCTGGCCCGGTTGCTGATCGCGACCGACCAGGCCGATGCGGCGCTGGCATCGCTTGCCGATGCAAGCACGCCGTCCGCGCTGGAGGTCCGTGGCGACGCGCAGCAGGCGCTGGGCCGAACCGAACAGGCGCGCGAGGACTACGCGCAGGCATTGGCGGCACTCGACGTCGCCGCGCCGCAGCGCCAGTTGCTCGAGCTCAAGCTGATGGAAGTCGGCGGTACGCCCACCACCCCCGAGGCGAAGTCCTGA